GGTCGGGCCGTACTCGACGAGGCGGCCGAGGTACATGAAGGCGGTGTAGTCGCTCACGCGCATGGCCTGCTGCATGTTGTGCGTCACGATCAGCACCGTGTAGCGCTGGGCGATCTCCTGGATCAGCTTCTCGATGCGAAGGGTGGCGATCGGGTCGAGGGCCGAGCACGGCTCGTCCAGCA
This is a stretch of genomic DNA from Planctomycetota bacterium. It encodes these proteins:
- a CDS encoding phosphate ABC transporter ATP-binding protein, whose translation is LDEPCSALDPIATLRIEKLIQEIAQRYTVLIVTHNMQQAMRVSDYTAFMYLGRLVEYGPTATMFQTPQLKETEDYVTGRFG